A window of the Zeugodacus cucurbitae isolate PBARC_wt_2022May chromosome 4, idZeuCucr1.2, whole genome shotgun sequence genome harbors these coding sequences:
- the LOC128921797 gene encoding uncharacterized protein LOC128921797 → MFKFKSYVPTAILVLLFSNSSNFVTAICNACSRTTNLACISQTHFQVCVNGIPTGTPTSCPSGYICSTTSNGICKSIDDTNTVCDCTESTTVGTTTTSRYFFNPVAYCQTILINGRFPVGNNLATTCKAYVYCFINGNVWSGAVYFCPGATYFDSSTRYCTPNVPARCVSSTL, encoded by the exons ATGTTCAAATTCAAATCT TATGTTCCTACCGCAATCCTCGTGCTTCTATTCTCAAATTCGTCAAATTTCGTCACCGCTATCTGCAATGCTTGTTCGAGGACTACTAATTTAGCCTGCATATCGCAAACGCACTTCCAAGTGTGCGTCAATGGCATACCAACCGGAACTCCCACCAGTTGCCCCAGTGGATATATTTGTTCGACAACTTCTAACGGCATTTGCAAGTCGATTGATGATACGAATACAGTCTGCGATTGCACCGAAAGTACTACTGTCGGTACTACTACCACGAGTAGATACTTCTTCAACCCAGTTGCATATTGTCAAACCATACTAATAAATGGTCGTTTTCCAGTAGGCAATAACCTTGCAACAACATGTAAAGC GTATGTTTATTGTTTCATAAATGGCAACGTTTGGAGTGGCGCAGTCTACTTCTGCCCAGGTGCTACTTACTTTGACAGTTCTACCCGTTATTGTACACCCAATGTACCGGCTCGTTGCGTCAGTTCTACACTCTGA